One window of Microcoleus vaginatus PCC 9802 genomic DNA carries:
- a CDS encoding Crp/Fnr family transcriptional regulator codes for MQSTSTPLETIDRPFITWQRIIDWAQEHYRCRTFSKDERIPARPGLLYLVQKGSVRLVGNAQVSAAAAKSKSADKTTEEAFLGFVGAGQPFELVAQSPFTLQAYAHADQTHVVWMYWHDLDNWPHFRREILDAFRYQHQRKLLWLSTLGQRRTIDRLLGFLTLLIEEFGEPYVGDGEPDVVRGYRLPWALTHAQIGSAIGSTRVTVTRLMGKLRSKGLINTEDDNLICLPAKSNPQKTKNQQQDVEDSLEDSLEDSLEDSLEDEDSLEDEDSLEESA; via the coding sequence ATGCAATCAACTTCCACACCTCTAGAGACTATCGATCGACCTTTTATCACTTGGCAGCGAATTATCGACTGGGCGCAGGAACACTACCGCTGCCGGACTTTTAGCAAAGATGAGCGGATTCCCGCAAGACCCGGACTGCTCTATTTAGTGCAGAAAGGTTCTGTGCGGCTCGTAGGCAACGCTCAAGTTAGCGCAGCAGCGGCGAAGTCAAAATCCGCTGATAAAACTACAGAAGAAGCTTTTTTGGGCTTCGTCGGCGCCGGTCAGCCATTTGAACTGGTTGCTCAGTCTCCGTTTACTCTCCAAGCTTACGCTCATGCCGATCAAACTCACGTAGTGTGGATGTACTGGCACGACTTGGATAATTGGCCTCACTTTCGTAGGGAAATTTTGGATGCGTTTCGCTACCAGCACCAGCGGAAACTTCTCTGGCTTAGCACTTTGGGACAGCGCCGGACGATCGACCGACTGTTGGGATTTCTCACTTTGTTGATCGAGGAGTTCGGCGAACCTTACGTAGGTGACGGCGAACCGGATGTGGTTCGGGGCTACCGGCTGCCTTGGGCCTTGACTCACGCTCAAATTGGCAGCGCGATCGGCTCAACGCGGGTGACGGTGACGCGCCTGATGGGTAAGTTGCGATCGAAAGGTTTGATTAATACTGAGGATGATAATTTAATCTGTTTGCCGGCTAAGTCTAACCCCCAAAAGACAAAAAACCAACAGCAGGACGTAGAAGATTCCTTGGAAGATTCCCTGGAAGATTCCCTGGAAGATTCCCTGGAAGATGAAGATTCCCTGGAAGATGAAGATTCTCTCGAAGAATCTGCATAA
- a CDS encoding 2-hydroxy-3-keto-5-methylthiopentenyl-1-phosphate phosphatase translates to MTDDKQKSSIPNNQQRVVFCDFDGTITVEETFVAMLKHFAPELSSQLMPEIYARRLSLRSGVRQLLESIPSECYGEIVEFSRGRLMRPGLLELLDFLDEKKVDFAIVSGGLRIMVETVMGDLVNRASVIYAVDVDASGPRLQVNSELEGDEELVSKVRVMAQHPAEEQVAIGDSLTDFNMALHASSVFARDRLAEYLDEQQKPYTKWDNFFDILESLSQKWN, encoded by the coding sequence ATGACCGATGACAAGCAAAAATCTTCAATCCCGAACAATCAGCAACGGGTGGTATTCTGCGACTTTGACGGCACGATAACCGTTGAAGAAACTTTTGTGGCAATGCTCAAGCATTTCGCACCGGAATTGTCGTCTCAACTAATGCCTGAAATATACGCTAGAAGGCTGAGTTTGCGCTCGGGAGTGCGGCAGTTATTAGAGTCTATTCCTTCGGAATGTTACGGGGAAATTGTGGAATTTTCTAGGGGAAGGCTGATGCGGCCGGGATTGTTGGAATTGCTGGATTTTTTGGACGAGAAAAAGGTAGATTTTGCGATCGTTTCCGGCGGTCTTCGGATTATGGTAGAGACGGTAATGGGCGATTTGGTAAACCGGGCGAGCGTTATTTACGCTGTGGATGTGGACGCTAGCGGCCCTCGGTTGCAAGTCAATTCTGAGTTGGAAGGAGATGAGGAATTGGTGTCTAAGGTGCGGGTGATGGCGCAGCACCCCGCCGAGGAACAGGTGGCGATTGGAGATTCGCTGACGGATTTTAATATGGCTTTGCACGCTTCGTCGGTGTTTGCGCGCGATCGGCTTGCCGAGTATCTAGACGAACAGCAAAAGCCTTATACTAAATGGGATAATTTTTTTGATATCTTGGAAAGTTTGTCCCAGAAATGGAATTGA
- the mtnB gene encoding methylthioribulose 1-phosphate dehydratase: protein MSGDLRSDLIAAAKHFYDRGWMVGTAGNLSARLPDGSFWITASGRAKGQLTEQDFIRMNSDGAIVEQPVADSRPSAETSIHLAVYNCFPNAKACYHVHSIEANLVSRLTVGDAVPLPAIEMLKGLGVWEEKPQVAIPLFANYLEVPKIAKEIREFFAVSAASVPALLIRDHGITVWADSPAAAYNYVEIVEYIFRYTIAARQLNLDLRWES from the coding sequence ATGAGTGGCGATTTGAGATCGGATTTAATTGCAGCAGCAAAACATTTTTACGATCGCGGTTGGATGGTTGGGACTGCTGGCAATCTTTCAGCCCGCTTGCCAGATGGCAGTTTTTGGATTACTGCTAGCGGCCGCGCCAAAGGGCAGTTAACTGAACAAGATTTTATCAGAATGAACTCAGACGGCGCAATTGTCGAGCAACCTGTTGCCGACAGCCGCCCTTCGGCCGAAACCAGCATTCATTTAGCCGTTTACAATTGTTTTCCAAACGCTAAAGCTTGCTATCACGTTCACTCTATCGAGGCAAATTTAGTTTCTCGGCTAACAGTAGGGGATGCCGTGCCTTTACCCGCGATCGAAATGCTGAAAGGTTTGGGGGTGTGGGAGGAAAAGCCCCAGGTGGCGATACCCCTATTTGCAAATTATTTGGAAGTGCCTAAAATAGCCAAGGAAATTCGCGAATTCTTTGCCGTTTCAGCGGCGTCTGTACCCGCTTTATTAATTCGCGATCACGGCATCACAGTCTGGGCAGACTCGCCAGCGGCCGCCTACAATTACGTAGAAATTGTAGAATACATTTTTCGCTATACGATCGCAGCTCGCCAATTAAATTTAGATTTGAGATGGGAGAGCTGA
- a CDS encoding patatin produces MAKYTRILSIDGGGIRGIIPAQVVVSIESMLQQKSGNPEARIADYFDLIAGTSAGGILTCIYLYPDAKNPTRPRWSAEDAVNFSIESGRDVFKSSLWQKLRSIDGWIDEKYPGERLEQFLLENFGDCQLSQLLKPCLISSYDIERRKAHFFDQIDAKQYPAEDYLIRDIARATSAAPTFFEPTKIRSLTNEPYALIDGGVFANNPALCAYAEVRNKFRIPDDRHDKGPTAKDMVILSLGTGEAQKKFPYEEAKNWGQVEWVQPLINIMMTGVAETVNYQLIQIYDAVERPNQYLRITPDLSHEEEPLPIDDASEEKISALVKIGKAQAEKYKEKLDKFIDLLLAE; encoded by the coding sequence ATGGCTAAATATACCAGAATTTTATCCATAGATGGAGGGGGAATTAGAGGGATTATTCCGGCGCAAGTTGTAGTTAGCATTGAGTCAATGCTGCAACAAAAAAGTGGCAACCCGGAGGCGAGAATAGCTGACTATTTTGATTTAATCGCGGGTACAAGTGCGGGAGGAATTTTAACTTGCATCTATTTGTATCCTGACGCCAAAAATCCCACCAGACCTCGGTGGTCGGCCGAAGATGCTGTTAATTTTTCGATTGAGAGCGGCCGCGACGTTTTTAAGAGTTCATTGTGGCAAAAACTCAGATCTATAGACGGTTGGATAGATGAGAAATATCCCGGCGAGCGCTTAGAACAATTCTTATTGGAAAACTTTGGAGATTGCCAACTCAGCCAACTGCTGAAACCTTGTTTAATCTCCAGTTACGACATCGAAAGGAGAAAAGCTCACTTTTTTGATCAAATAGATGCTAAACAATATCCAGCCGAAGACTATTTGATTAGAGATATCGCCAGAGCCACATCTGCAGCTCCCACTTTCTTTGAACCTACCAAAATCCGCTCTTTGACCAACGAACCCTACGCTTTAATTGACGGGGGAGTTTTCGCAAACAATCCCGCACTTTGTGCCTATGCAGAAGTTAGAAATAAATTCAGAATTCCCGACGATCGCCATGATAAAGGCCCGACAGCAAAAGATATGGTAATTTTATCGCTGGGGACAGGAGAAGCTCAGAAAAAATTTCCCTACGAAGAAGCGAAAAATTGGGGTCAAGTTGAGTGGGTTCAGCCTTTGATTAATATCATGATGACGGGAGTTGCTGAAACTGTAAATTATCAACTAATCCAAATTTATGATGCGGTTGAAAGACCCAATCAATATTTGAGAATTACTCCAGATTTGAGCCACGAAGAAGAGCCGCTGCCGATTGATGATGCCTCGGAAGAGAAGATATCCGCACTGGTGAAAATTGGCAAGGCTCAAGCCGAAAAGTATAAGGAAAAGTTGGATAAGTTTATCGACTTATTACTTGCGGAGTAG
- a CDS encoding SGNH/GDSL hydrolase family protein: MAKHQGNSRKFKIYRYLWLLFLCLSFLLVPLIKKIAADTPFPPPAPIENNATFGARIQRTMGLLAASTPTDRRQVRILFYGQSITEQDWWKDVVKDLRQRFPNADLIVENRAIGGFAAPILIRPSEHDLYPFYPDLLIFHVYGGGEDYEAIIANVRSRTASEILLHSDHIDWMPTGNSDDPNSVSRYEWHNTHSTKWLPELADKYGCEIAEIREPWMRYLKDHRLQPKQLLNDEIHLNDWGNFLLAALIKPHLRYKPNSFQPPQDLVKTYTVGRDVKWQDGKLVLEFEGNRIDAIADKTFNGKAVSARIAIDGKKPSEFPELYSITRPSASLGVPWPAILQVSSQKPLIVEDWKAVITEINSDASKFKFDVVGSKTGYDGSGTNDEMFVSNSGRVVIEPRNWWLKNSYEYSKKPTPKGFEISWQVRPMFVDSYVPPQIADASREYSTTLAQNLSNSKHILEIVPETDGKVPIQAIRVYRPPFSNLPSKVESLKPQSSANEGK, from the coding sequence ATGGCAAAACACCAAGGAAATAGCAGAAAATTCAAGATTTATCGCTACTTGTGGCTGCTTTTTTTGTGTCTGAGCTTTCTGTTAGTTCCGCTCATCAAAAAAATAGCGGCTGATACGCCATTCCCCCCACCCGCTCCTATTGAAAATAATGCTACTTTTGGAGCGAGGATTCAAAGGACGATGGGGCTACTTGCAGCTAGCACTCCAACAGACCGCCGCCAAGTGCGTATCCTATTCTACGGTCAATCCATCACAGAACAAGATTGGTGGAAAGATGTAGTGAAGGATTTGAGACAGCGATTTCCCAATGCAGATTTGATTGTGGAAAATCGGGCAATCGGAGGATTTGCCGCCCCGATTTTAATTCGTCCCAGCGAACACGATTTGTATCCTTTTTATCCAGACTTGCTAATTTTTCACGTCTACGGAGGCGGTGAAGATTACGAAGCCATAATTGCCAATGTCCGCAGCCGCACTGCTAGCGAAATACTCTTGCATTCAGACCACATCGACTGGATGCCGACAGGCAACAGCGACGATCCAAATTCAGTCAGCCGATACGAATGGCACAACACTCATTCTACTAAATGGCTGCCGGAGTTAGCCGATAAATACGGCTGCGAAATCGCCGAAATTCGTGAACCTTGGATGCGGTATTTGAAAGATCATCGCTTGCAGCCCAAACAGCTATTGAACGATGAAATTCACCTCAATGATTGGGGAAATTTTCTCCTAGCTGCTCTTATAAAACCGCACCTGCGATACAAGCCAAATTCTTTTCAACCGCCGCAGGATTTAGTGAAAACCTATACAGTTGGCAGGGATGTTAAGTGGCAAGATGGCAAGTTGGTTTTAGAATTTGAAGGAAATAGAATAGATGCGATCGCCGATAAAACCTTCAACGGCAAGGCAGTGTCTGCTAGAATTGCGATCGACGGCAAAAAACCCTCAGAATTTCCTGAACTTTACAGCATCACCAGACCTAGCGCTAGCCTTGGCGTTCCTTGGCCCGCTATTCTCCAAGTATCCAGCCAAAAACCGCTAATCGTCGAAGATTGGAAAGCCGTAATTACTGAGATTAACAGCGACGCCAGCAAGTTTAAATTTGACGTTGTAGGTTCTAAAACAGGTTACGACGGCAGCGGTACAAACGACGAAATGTTTGTCTCAAACTCTGGCCGCGTCGTGATTGAACCGAGAAACTGGTGGCTGAAAAATTCTTATGAATACTCTAAAAAACCGACGCCTAAAGGCTTTGAGATTTCCTGGCAGGTGCGACCAATGTTTGTTGATTCATACGTTCCTCCACAAATTGCAGATGCAAGCCGCGAGTATTCTACAACATTGGCTCAGAATTTGAGCAACTCCAAACACATCCTCGAAATCGTCCCCGAAACAGATGGGAAAGTGCCTATTCAGGCAATTCGAGTGTATCGCCCTCCTTTCTCCAATCTACCATCTAAAGTTGAGAGTCTTAAACCGCAGAGCTCAGCGAATGAAGGCAAATAA
- a CDS encoding Dethiobiotin synthetase yields the protein MDYKTARSFLIDQGTALETKKNPDAFLMRLKQGQPPVPGQVTSILLALKILFEGLQESPMLDRQLISALHLLSVEGLQQFEAGLGRGVSWPPLLKEDLNRIAIAVKNIFSGVWQ from the coding sequence ATGGATTACAAAACAGCCCGCAGTTTTCTGATCGACCAAGGAACCGCCCTGGAAACCAAGAAAAATCCCGACGCCTTCCTGATGCGTCTCAAACAAGGTCAGCCCCCCGTGCCCGGACAGGTGACATCGATTTTATTAGCTTTAAAAATATTGTTTGAAGGGCTGCAAGAATCTCCAATGCTCGATCGACAATTGATCTCGGCACTGCATTTACTGTCCGTAGAAGGTTTGCAGCAATTTGAAGCTGGACTCGGCAGAGGAGTTTCTTGGCCACCGCTGCTGAAGGAAGACTTAAATCGAATTGCGATCGCAGTCAAGAATATCTTTTCCGGCGTCTGGCAATAA
- a CDS encoding glycoside hydrolase — protein sequence MTLLESEKLGRRKRGLLRRSEIQILGFILLIGAVIGGGVFLVDSLRGNQQLSESVSGVGKFPPLAMKTGDPYIRALMRTISASESNVSRPYHVVYGGKYILDLSRHPDWCVKIVNGPNRGKCTTAAGRYQFLTTTWKEKAKRYQARRANFLFWEDYSFEPEDQDAVVYAWLSDRKFWKADIPEMLRQERLTEVLRMLSGTWTSLGYGIENNSMSSRLPKVYREMLREELENAGS from the coding sequence ATGACTTTGCTGGAATCTGAGAAATTGGGCCGTCGAAAAAGAGGTTTGCTGAGGCGATCAGAGATTCAAATCCTGGGATTTATACTTTTAATCGGCGCTGTGATTGGCGGCGGTGTTTTTTTGGTTGACAGTTTGCGGGGAAATCAGCAGTTGTCGGAGTCGGTAAGCGGGGTGGGAAAATTTCCGCCGCTGGCTATGAAAACGGGCGATCCTTACATTCGGGCGCTGATGCGTACTATTTCTGCTAGCGAGTCGAATGTTTCTCGCCCTTATCACGTTGTTTACGGTGGCAAATATATATTAGATTTGAGCCGCCATCCTGACTGGTGCGTGAAGATTGTTAATGGCCCGAATCGAGGCAAGTGTACTACCGCTGCGGGCAGGTATCAATTTCTGACTACGACTTGGAAGGAGAAGGCTAAGCGCTATCAGGCGCGTCGTGCTAATTTTTTATTCTGGGAAGATTACAGTTTTGAACCAGAAGATCAGGATGCTGTGGTTTATGCTTGGTTGAGCGATCGCAAGTTTTGGAAAGCTGATATTCCTGAGATGTTGCGGCAGGAAAGATTAACTGAGGTATTGCGGATGCTTTCAGGAACTTGGACGAGTTTGGGATATGGAATTGAGAACAATTCTATGAGTTCTCGTTTGCCGAAAGTCTACCGGGAAATGCTGCGGGAAGAATTGGAAAATGCTGGTTCTTAG
- a CDS encoding NAD-dependent epimerase/dehydratase family protein, producing MKAFVAGATGQTGRRIVAELVKRGIPVRALVRNLDTARQILPPEAELVTGDVLNATSLGDAIGDSTVLLCATGAAPGFDPTAPYKVDLEGTKNLVDAAKAKGIEHFVLVTSLCVSQFFHPLNLFWLILVWKKQAEEYLQKSGLTYTIVRPGGLKNEDNSDAIVMTGADKMFESSIPRTKVAQVCVEALFQPTSRNKVVEIVAKSEAPQKSFEELFASVI from the coding sequence ATGAAAGCATTTGTAGCAGGAGCCACAGGTCAGACTGGCCGCCGCATCGTCGCAGAATTGGTCAAGCGAGGTATTCCCGTGCGCGCCTTAGTCCGAAATCTAGACACAGCTAGACAAATTTTACCACCGGAGGCTGAGTTAGTGACTGGGGATGTATTAAATGCAACTTCCCTGGGCGATGCCATCGGCGATAGTACGGTATTGCTGTGCGCGACAGGGGCGGCCCCTGGTTTTGACCCGACAGCGCCTTACAAGGTGGATTTGGAAGGTACTAAAAATTTGGTGGATGCAGCTAAGGCTAAGGGCATTGAGCATTTTGTGCTTGTGACTTCTCTGTGCGTCTCTCAGTTTTTTCACCCGCTGAATTTGTTCTGGCTGATTCTGGTTTGGAAGAAGCAAGCCGAGGAATATTTGCAAAAAAGCGGCTTAACTTATACGATCGTCCGTCCGGGCGGTCTCAAAAATGAGGATAATTCAGATGCGATCGTCATGACTGGTGCCGACAAAATGTTTGAGAGCAGCATTCCCCGCACCAAGGTAGCCCAAGTGTGCGTGGAGGCGCTGTTTCAGCCGACTTCTCGCAACAAGGTTGTGGAAATTGTGGCGAAGTCAGAGGCTCCGCAAAAGAGTTTTGAGGAGTTGTTTGCCAGTGTGATTTGA
- a CDS encoding DUF1997 domain-containing protein produces the protein MRQDSAEYQTVEASDENYYPDASFREPESGSADAGEEVEPIWFHTHFEDSMEMYADAETVANHLNNHKTWFCQCASPMKAQPLGENGYDLLIGRFGAFGYRVEARIGLELLPPDAEGCYLIKTIPVPDYTSPGYEVDFRSAMKLVEIPSQEFAADWPSSERAKLPPAITITTWKLDLAVGVCFPKFIRSMSQPLIEKTGDALLEKIIKQVNRRLTYKTQVVFHESLGIPFPKNPKKH, from the coding sequence ATGAGGCAGGATTCCGCTGAATATCAAACTGTTGAAGCTTCTGACGAAAATTACTACCCAGATGCGAGTTTCCGAGAGCCCGAAAGTGGAAGCGCGGATGCAGGAGAGGAAGTTGAGCCGATTTGGTTTCACACGCATTTTGAAGACAGCATGGAGATGTACGCCGATGCGGAGACGGTGGCCAACCATTTGAACAACCACAAGACTTGGTTTTGCCAGTGCGCTTCGCCGATGAAGGCCCAGCCGCTCGGAGAAAACGGCTATGATTTATTAATCGGGCGTTTTGGGGCTTTCGGCTACCGTGTTGAAGCGAGAATTGGTTTAGAGTTGCTGCCGCCTGACGCTGAAGGCTGCTATTTGATTAAGACTATTCCGGTTCCGGATTATACCTCGCCTGGGTATGAAGTGGATTTTCGATCGGCAATGAAGCTAGTGGAGATACCCTCTCAGGAGTTTGCCGCCGATTGGCCGAGCTCGGAACGTGCTAAGCTGCCGCCTGCGATTACCATTACTACCTGGAAGCTGGATTTGGCTGTGGGGGTTTGCTTTCCCAAGTTTATTCGATCGATGTCTCAACCTTTAATAGAAAAAACCGGCGATGCGCTTTTGGAAAAAATCATCAAACAAGTTAACCGGCGCTTGACTTATAAAACTCAGGTTGTTTTTCACGAAAGTTTGGGCATTCCTTTTCCGAAAAATCCTAAGAAACATTAA